A single Deltaproteobacteria bacterium DNA region contains:
- a CDS encoding dihydrolipoyl dehydrogenase encodes MEKMVDVAVIGAGTAGRNALRQVSRSGKSFVFINGGPMGTTCARVGCMPSKVAIQVAEDFHRRAAFEDEGIRGAGGLSIDIPAAMKKIRSMRDFFVARTLDGTDQLHQGHFIDGYAKLLEPDLIEVNGERIRAGTIVLATGSSSIVPGPWKAFGDRILTSDVFFEQEDFPARVAVVGLGVIGLELGQVLARLGVEVHGFDALDRIGGLTDPKVAEAAKQALEEDFPIHLGHAVEISEEGEALKLSAGEVSVVVDKVLVSIGRRPNTAGFDLGRFGVEVDARGVPAFDPATMKVEGLPIFLAGDLSGDRPVLHEATDEGRIAGINAGRDEPLRFARKAMLGITFTDPNVCRVGMSFADAEARGAAIGEQNFMRQARSRVMGKARGLLRVYGDGSDGKLLGAEMAIPGGEHLAHELAWAIQQGLTVFDLLAMPFYHPVLEEGLQGALNSLASKVEHKPAVPPGLQLAE; translated from the coding sequence ATGGAGAAGATGGTCGACGTGGCGGTGATCGGCGCCGGGACCGCCGGGCGCAACGCCCTGCGGCAGGTCTCGCGCAGCGGCAAGAGCTTCGTGTTCATCAACGGCGGGCCCATGGGCACCACCTGCGCCCGGGTGGGCTGCATGCCCTCGAAGGTCGCCATCCAGGTGGCCGAGGACTTCCACCGCCGGGCGGCCTTCGAGGACGAGGGCATCCGCGGCGCCGGGGGGCTCTCGATCGACATCCCCGCGGCGATGAAGAAGATCCGCTCCATGCGCGACTTCTTCGTGGCGCGCACCCTCGACGGCACCGACCAGCTCCACCAGGGGCACTTCATCGACGGCTACGCGAAGCTCCTCGAGCCCGACCTCATCGAGGTGAACGGCGAGCGGATCCGGGCCGGCACGATCGTGCTGGCCACCGGCTCCTCCTCCATCGTGCCCGGCCCCTGGAAGGCCTTCGGCGACCGCATCCTCACCTCCGACGTCTTCTTCGAGCAGGAGGACTTCCCCGCCCGGGTGGCGGTGGTCGGCCTGGGGGTGATCGGCCTGGAGCTCGGGCAGGTGCTCGCGCGCCTCGGGGTCGAGGTCCACGGCTTCGACGCCCTCGACCGGATCGGCGGCCTCACCGACCCCAAGGTCGCCGAGGCGGCGAAGCAGGCCCTCGAGGAGGACTTCCCGATCCACCTGGGCCACGCCGTCGAGATCAGCGAGGAGGGCGAGGCCCTGAAGCTGAGCGCCGGTGAGGTGAGCGTGGTGGTGGACAAGGTGCTCGTGTCCATCGGCCGCCGGCCCAACACCGCCGGCTTCGACCTGGGCCGCTTCGGCGTCGAGGTCGACGCCCGGGGCGTGCCGGCCTTCGACCCGGCCACGATGAAGGTCGAGGGGCTGCCGATCTTCCTCGCCGGCGACCTCTCCGGCGACCGGCCGGTGCTCCACGAGGCCACCGACGAGGGGCGCATCGCCGGCATCAACGCCGGGCGGGACGAGCCCCTGCGCTTCGCGCGCAAGGCGATGCTCGGCATCACCTTCACCGACCCCAACGTCTGCCGGGTCGGGATGAGCTTCGCGGACGCCGAGGCGCGCGGGGCCGCCATCGGCGAGCAGAACTTCATGCGCCAGGCCCGCTCGCGGGTGATGGGCAAGGCCCGGGGCCTCCTGCGCGTCTACGGCGACGGATCGGACGGCAAGCTGCTGGGCGCCGAGATGGCGATCCCCGGCGGCGAGCACCTCGCCCACGAGCTGGCCTGGGCCATCCAGCAGGGCCTCACCGTCTTCGACCTGCTGGCGATGCCCTTCTACCACCCGGTCCTCGAGGAGGGCCTGCAGGGTGCGCTGAACAGCCTCGCCTCGAAGGTCGAGCACAAGCCCGCGGTGCCCCCGGGCCTCCAGCTCGCCGAGTAG
- a CDS encoding thioredoxin family protein: MMNLESLEALDAFVSENPAAAVYFAGEQCQVCQVMEPKVWALLEERFPRIARGRALAQAGGESTALAAQHRIFAVPTVLIFFEGRETFRYARTFGLAEVEADLSRPYGLFFDD, encoded by the coding sequence ATGATGAACCTGGAATCCCTGGAAGCCCTCGACGCCTTCGTCTCCGAGAACCCCGCGGCCGCCGTCTACTTCGCCGGCGAGCAGTGCCAGGTCTGCCAGGTCATGGAGCCCAAGGTCTGGGCCCTCCTCGAGGAGCGCTTCCCGAGGATCGCCCGGGGCCGGGCCCTGGCCCAGGCGGGCGGGGAGTCCACCGCGCTGGCCGCCCAGCACCGGATCTTCGCCGTGCCCACGGTCTTGATCTTCTTCGAGGGGCGCGAGACCTTCCGCTACGCCCGCACCTTCGGCCTGGCCGAGGTGGAGGCCGACCTCTCGCGTCCCTACGGCCTCTTCTTCGACGACTGA
- a CDS encoding ABC-2 family transporter protein, whose amino-acid sequence MRSLRLLGALLRVALMNAAQYRASFLVDFFTGAAGTLGLVLPLVFVYDHAAEVAGWSFEESLLVTGFFLMLQGLVGLTIEPNLAAVVEGVRTGSLDYLILKPVDAQVAASLQRVAPARIWDFLAGVGVTLWALWALPTPTPLGVLTALGLLGAGLVAIYGLWIVVISTSFWFVRVDNLRFLLTAVLDAGRWPVSVYRGWVRVVLTVVIPVAVVTSYPALALLGRLEPALALQTAGVAAGLLLVSRFTWLWALRHYTSASS is encoded by the coding sequence GTGCGTAGCCTGCGCCTCCTCGGCGCCCTCCTGCGGGTCGCCCTGATGAACGCCGCCCAGTACCGGGCGAGCTTCCTCGTCGACTTCTTCACCGGGGCCGCCGGCACCCTGGGCCTGGTCCTGCCCCTGGTCTTCGTCTACGACCACGCCGCCGAGGTCGCCGGCTGGAGCTTCGAGGAGTCGCTCCTGGTCACCGGCTTCTTCCTCATGCTCCAGGGGCTGGTGGGGCTGACCATCGAGCCGAACCTGGCGGCGGTGGTCGAGGGCGTGCGCACCGGCTCGCTGGACTACCTGATCCTCAAGCCGGTGGACGCCCAGGTGGCGGCCAGCCTCCAGCGGGTGGCGCCGGCCCGGATCTGGGACTTCCTCGCCGGCGTGGGGGTCACCCTCTGGGCGCTCTGGGCGCTGCCCACCCCCACGCCCCTCGGCGTCCTCACCGCCCTCGGTCTGCTGGGGGCCGGCCTGGTCGCGATCTACGGCCTCTGGATCGTGGTCATCTCGACCTCCTTCTGGTTCGTCCGGGTGGACAACCTGCGCTTCCTCCTCACCGCCGTCCTCGACGCCGGCCGCTGGCCGGTCTCGGTCTACCGCGGCTGGGTGCGGGTGGTGCTCACGGTGGTCATCCCGGTGGCGGTGGTCACCAGCTATCCGGCGCTGGCCCTCCTGGGCCGCCTGGAGCCCGCCCTGGCCCTCCAGACGGCCGGGGTCGCCGCCGGGCTCCTCCTCGTGAGTCGTTTCACCTGGCTCTGGGCTCTAAGGCACTACACCTCCGCGAGCTCATGA
- a CDS encoding ABC-2 family transporter protein, translating to MSVAGSTLRATPSLLKVGFAEMVAYRAEMVVWILTATLPLVALALWNAAAVAGPLEGFGQDEFARYFTVTLVVRQLTSCWIVWELNHYVRTGSLSPMLLRPMHPLFWNLCETLAAIPFRLVVLAPIVGALLWWRPQIAFWPGSEAVLLGTVSVVMAFLLAWVVQALFGMLAFWFEQALGFFNLWFVALAVIGGYVIPLPLLPEGVEAVARWLPFHAALGAPIEVWMETAPDPWSVVGIQALWLLAALLTARVLWRRGVRRYGAVGA from the coding sequence GTGAGCGTCGCCGGCTCCACCCTGCGGGCCACGCCCTCCCTCCTGAAGGTGGGCTTCGCCGAGATGGTGGCCTACCGGGCCGAGATGGTGGTCTGGATCCTCACCGCCACCTTGCCCCTGGTGGCCCTCGCGCTCTGGAACGCCGCCGCGGTCGCCGGTCCCCTGGAGGGCTTCGGCCAGGACGAGTTCGCCCGCTACTTCACGGTCACCCTGGTGGTGCGGCAGCTGACCTCCTGCTGGATCGTCTGGGAGCTCAACCACTACGTGCGCACCGGCTCCCTCTCCCCGATGCTGCTGCGGCCGATGCACCCCCTCTTCTGGAACCTCTGCGAGACCCTCGCCGCCATCCCCTTCCGGCTGGTGGTGCTGGCCCCCATCGTCGGTGCCCTGCTCTGGTGGCGTCCGCAGATCGCCTTCTGGCCGGGCAGCGAGGCCGTGCTCCTGGGCACGGTGAGCGTCGTGATGGCCTTCCTGCTGGCCTGGGTGGTGCAAGCCCTCTTCGGGATGCTGGCCTTCTGGTTCGAGCAGGCGCTGGGCTTCTTCAACCTCTGGTTCGTCGCCCTGGCGGTGATCGGCGGCTACGTCATCCCGCTGCCCCTCCTGCCCGAGGGGGTCGAGGCGGTGGCCCGCTGGCTGCCCTTCCACGCCGCCCTCGGCGCCCCCATCGAGGTCTGGATGGAGACCGCGCCGGACCCCTGGTCGGTGGTCGGCATCCAGGCCCTCTGGCTGCTGGCCGCCCTCCTCACCGCCCGGGTGCTCTGGCGCCGGGGCGTCCGCCGCTACGGGGCCGTGGGTGCGTAG
- a CDS encoding ATP-binding cassette domain-containing protein — translation MIEVHQLSKTYRVPLKAPGLAGSLRSLFGREYREVRAVREVSFRVEQGERVGFLGPNGAGKTTTLKMLSGLLHPTAGEVSVLGFTPKERRRDFLRQITLVMGQKQQLLWDLPPRETFELNRAMYDLPRAGYRNTLDELVTMLRIEALLEKPTRNLSLGERMKCELAAALLHRPRVLFLDEPTIGLDVEMQVEVRRFIADINERFGATVLLTSHYMQDIAALTSRLLVIDRGHLRYDGGRDALAQRIAPERRVLVRGENPALLELGFVADHGRMVASVPTDRVNGLIGEVLAALPEAVLGVEEIPLDEVMARYFRSEDEPAS, via the coding sequence GTGATCGAGGTCCACCAGCTCTCGAAGACCTACCGGGTACCCCTGAAGGCCCCCGGGCTGGCCGGCTCCCTGCGCTCCCTCTTCGGGCGCGAGTACCGGGAGGTGCGCGCCGTCCGGGAGGTCTCCTTCCGGGTGGAGCAGGGGGAGCGGGTGGGCTTCCTGGGGCCCAACGGCGCCGGGAAGACCACCACCCTGAAGATGCTCTCGGGCCTCCTGCACCCCACCGCGGGTGAGGTCTCGGTGCTGGGCTTCACGCCGAAGGAGCGGCGGCGCGACTTCCTGCGGCAGATCACCCTGGTGATGGGGCAGAAGCAGCAGCTGCTCTGGGATCTGCCTCCCCGGGAGACCTTCGAGCTGAACCGGGCGATGTACGATCTCCCTCGCGCCGGGTACCGCAACACCCTCGACGAGCTGGTGACCATGCTGCGGATCGAGGCGCTGCTGGAGAAGCCCACCCGCAACCTCTCCCTGGGCGAGCGGATGAAGTGCGAGCTGGCCGCGGCCCTCCTGCACCGCCCGCGGGTGCTCTTCCTCGACGAGCCCACCATCGGCCTCGATGTGGAGATGCAGGTCGAGGTGCGCCGCTTCATCGCCGACATCAACGAGCGCTTCGGCGCCACGGTGCTGCTCACCAGCCACTACATGCAGGACATCGCCGCCCTGACCTCGCGCCTGCTGGTCATCGATCGCGGCCACCTGCGCTACGACGGCGGGCGCGACGCGCTGGCCCAGCGCATCGCCCCCGAGCGGCGGGTGCTCGTCCGCGGTGAGAACCCGGCGCTCCTCGAGCTCGGCTTCGTCGCCGACCACGGCCGGATGGTGGCCTCGGTGCCCACCGATCGGGTCAACGGGCTCATCGGCGAGGTGCTCGCGGCCCTCCCCGAGGCCGTGCTGGGGGTCGAGGAGATCCCCCTGGACGAGGTGATGGCCCGCTACTTCCGCTCCGAGGACGAGCCCGCGTCGTGA
- a CDS encoding M2 family metallopeptidase, with translation MRVHLPSVLLLGVVACAAAPKAPDDDASPGAEATMSEGEVATWIAAEVEAYRPLSVSEGRAWFEASVKGGDEAWAKVEEASNALDRFLSERGRFERLRAARAPGVIADPLLARQVESLYLSALPKQVDPALLERLNALGTEVEKAFNAYRGELGGKPVSQNEIEEVLRTSTDSAELQRAWEAQKGIGPLVAPKLRELVGLRNEVARSLGFRDYYALRLEAQELDEEALLALFDRLDELTREPFLAAKAEVDARLSKRLGVPAAELKPWHYQNPFFQAPPEVYETGLEALYEEQDTLALCRRFYESIGLPVEAILERSDLYEREGKTPHAFAIDIDREGDVRVIANVVPGYQWLSTMVHELGHAVYDEGIDDALPWLLRTTSHPLATEGSAMMLDRLVQNPWWAEGMGLIDAERRAAMLPEARAQLAFSSLLFSRWAQVMLRFERELYRDPDQDLNALWWRLVERYQGLKAPAGRDAPDYASKIHLVTVPVYYQNYMLGELFAAQVHESIAGLQGKAPEEAVYFGDPRVGAFLVEKVFAPGDRWRWDALTERATGKPLGPEAFARRFQPAP, from the coding sequence ATGCGCGTCCACCTCCCGAGTGTACTGCTGCTCGGGGTCGTGGCCTGCGCCGCGGCCCCGAAGGCTCCGGACGACGATGCGAGCCCTGGCGCGGAGGCGACCATGAGCGAGGGCGAGGTGGCCACCTGGATCGCGGCCGAGGTCGAGGCCTACCGGCCCCTCTCGGTGAGCGAGGGCCGGGCCTGGTTCGAGGCCTCGGTGAAGGGCGGCGACGAGGCCTGGGCGAAGGTCGAGGAGGCGAGCAACGCCCTCGACCGCTTCCTCTCCGAGCGCGGGCGCTTCGAGCGCCTGCGGGCGGCGCGGGCGCCGGGGGTGATCGCCGACCCCCTCCTCGCGCGGCAGGTCGAGAGCCTCTACCTGAGCGCCCTGCCCAAGCAGGTGGATCCGGCGCTGCTCGAGCGCCTCAACGCGCTGGGCACCGAGGTCGAGAAGGCCTTCAACGCCTACCGCGGTGAGCTGGGGGGGAAGCCCGTCAGCCAGAACGAGATCGAGGAGGTGCTGCGGACCTCCACCGACTCCGCCGAGCTGCAGCGCGCCTGGGAGGCCCAGAAGGGCATCGGGCCGCTGGTCGCGCCGAAGCTGCGCGAGCTGGTCGGGCTGCGCAACGAGGTGGCGAGGTCCCTGGGCTTCCGCGACTACTACGCCCTGCGCCTGGAGGCCCAGGAGCTGGACGAGGAGGCGCTGCTCGCCCTCTTCGATCGCCTCGACGAGCTCACCCGCGAGCCCTTCCTGGCCGCCAAGGCCGAGGTCGACGCCCGCCTCTCGAAGCGGCTGGGGGTGCCGGCGGCCGAGCTGAAGCCCTGGCACTACCAGAACCCCTTCTTCCAGGCGCCGCCCGAGGTCTACGAGACCGGCCTCGAGGCCCTCTACGAGGAGCAGGACACCCTGGCCCTCTGCCGCCGCTTCTACGAGAGCATCGGCCTGCCCGTCGAGGCGATCCTCGAGCGCTCGGACCTCTACGAGCGCGAGGGCAAGACCCCTCACGCCTTCGCCATCGACATCGACCGCGAGGGGGACGTGCGGGTCATCGCCAACGTGGTGCCCGGCTACCAGTGGCTCTCGACGATGGTCCACGAGCTGGGCCACGCGGTCTACGACGAGGGCATCGACGACGCGCTGCCCTGGCTGCTGCGCACCACCAGCCACCCCCTCGCCACCGAGGGCTCGGCGATGATGCTCGACCGCCTGGTGCAGAACCCCTGGTGGGCGGAGGGGATGGGGCTCATCGACGCGGAGCGGCGCGCGGCGATGCTCCCGGAGGCGCGCGCCCAGCTGGCCTTCTCCTCGCTCCTCTTCTCGCGCTGGGCCCAGGTGATGCTGCGCTTCGAGCGCGAGCTCTACCGCGATCCGGATCAGGACCTGAACGCCCTCTGGTGGCGGCTGGTCGAGCGCTACCAGGGGCTGAAGGCGCCCGCGGGCCGCGACGCGCCCGACTACGCCAGCAAGATCCACCTGGTCACGGTGCCGGTCTACTACCAGAACTACATGCTCGGGGAGCTCTTCGCCGCCCAGGTGCACGAGAGCATCGCGGGGCTGCAAGGCAAGGCCCCCGAGGAGGCCGTCTACTTCGGTGATCCGAGGGTGGGCGCCTTCCTCGTGGAGAAGGTCTTCGCCCCGGGTGACCGCTGGCGCTGGGACGCGCTCACCGAGCGCGCCACCGGCAAGCCCCTGGGCCCCGAGGCCTTCGCCCGGCGCTTCCAGCCCGCGCCGTGA
- a CDS encoding alpha/beta fold hydrolase — MDREKLAFAAMKPLDLAVGAAVGAVKATGKLDDVSESFYGLAQKVLKGMYEKQNDLEAEGLENVPATGGVIFAANHQSWNDVQVLGATAPRRLRFLAKSEFEHWPILRHLIALSDSPFIRRGGDAEGMAQAIEWLKDGKSLVIFPEGTIPGEEDVMRHEVQPETGLLRGHTGAVRLALAAGVPIVPVGISGTGASFPPEVYPRLELLEAPKPVPVTVRYGEPLTFEEHRGKELGREELRSLTRELMLAISGLIDHERNYVPQTVPVPPLPKYEKLGVLLLHGFTSSVRTVDGLVPHLEAAGLPYRMPVLRGHGTHYTDLETVTAADWYDDAERALLELSAEVDRVLVVGLSMGGLVALNLGIRHPDKIAGIVTWAAAMRYKDPLASVAPMLSPFIPTWPTPNAFADPELARTSENYPRTMTVAVGHLLNFARETEKRLPQVTVPICVMHSKKDTIIDPVAANLIYRDVSSEHREIHWFERSGHEMGQDLEKEKLFAKTMEYIAKFRA; from the coding sequence ATGGATCGCGAAAAGCTCGCCTTTGCCGCCATGAAGCCGCTGGATCTCGCCGTGGGCGCCGCCGTGGGCGCCGTGAAGGCGACCGGCAAGCTCGACGACGTCTCCGAGTCCTTCTACGGCCTCGCCCAGAAGGTCCTCAAGGGGATGTACGAGAAGCAGAACGACCTCGAGGCCGAGGGGCTCGAGAACGTCCCGGCGACCGGCGGGGTGATCTTCGCCGCCAACCACCAGAGCTGGAACGACGTGCAGGTCCTCGGCGCCACCGCGCCCCGGCGCCTGCGCTTCCTGGCCAAGAGCGAGTTCGAGCACTGGCCCATCCTGCGCCACCTCATCGCCCTCTCCGACTCGCCCTTCATCCGGCGCGGCGGCGACGCCGAGGGGATGGCCCAGGCGATCGAGTGGCTGAAGGACGGCAAGTCCCTGGTGATCTTCCCCGAGGGGACCATCCCCGGCGAGGAGGACGTGATGCGCCACGAGGTGCAGCCCGAGACCGGCCTGCTGCGCGGTCACACCGGCGCCGTCCGCCTCGCCCTGGCCGCCGGCGTGCCCATCGTGCCGGTGGGCATCTCGGGCACCGGCGCCTCCTTCCCGCCCGAGGTCTACCCCCGCCTCGAGCTCCTCGAGGCCCCCAAGCCGGTGCCGGTGACGGTGCGCTACGGCGAGCCCCTCACCTTCGAGGAGCACCGGGGCAAGGAGCTCGGCCGCGAGGAGCTGCGGAGCCTGACCCGGGAGCTGATGCTCGCCATCTCGGGCCTCATCGACCACGAGCGCAACTACGTGCCGCAGACCGTGCCGGTCCCGCCCCTGCCGAAGTACGAGAAGCTCGGCGTGCTGCTCCTGCACGGCTTCACCTCCAGCGTGCGCACCGTCGACGGGCTGGTGCCGCACCTCGAGGCCGCGGGCCTGCCCTACCGGATGCCGGTGCTGCGGGGGCACGGCACCCACTACACCGACCTCGAGACGGTGACGGCCGCCGACTGGTACGACGACGCCGAGAGGGCGCTCCTCGAGCTCTCCGCGGAGGTCGACAGGGTGCTGGTGGTTGGCCTCTCCATGGGTGGCCTCGTCGCCCTGAACCTGGGCATCCGTCACCCGGACAAGATCGCCGGCATCGTCACCTGGGCCGCGGCCATGCGCTACAAGGACCCGCTGGCGTCGGTGGCGCCGATGCTCTCGCCCTTCATCCCGACCTGGCCCACGCCGAACGCCTTCGCCGATCCCGAGCTGGCCCGGACCTCCGAGAACTACCCCCGGACGATGACCGTCGCCGTCGGGCACCTGCTGAACTTCGCCCGCGAGACCGAGAAGCGCCTGCCCCAGGTCACGGTGCCCATCTGCGTGATGCACTCCAAGAAGGACACCATCATCGATCCGGTGGCCGCGAACCTCATCTACCGCGACGTCTCCTCCGAGCACCGCGAGATCCACTGGTTCGAGCGCTCGGGTCACGAGATGGGCCAGGACCTCGAGAAGGAGAAGCTCTTCGCGAAGACCATGGAGTACATCGCGAAGTTCCGGGCCTAG
- a CDS encoding pyridoxal-phosphate dependent enzyme, translating to MVSLRCAGCAELVPLGGAGLAWACPRRDSGDGADHVLVRHLEPTQGWPASAPAWGESPYRRFAGRLFARHLAEAHGLGDAFEAIVSGLEDAIEAVDGRTFRTARPQVEEDLAGIAGMGPGTLQVKDETGNVSGSHKARHLMGVLLTLEVAERAGLARVGQRLAIASCGNAALAAATLAAAAKRPLDVYVPESADPTVVARLGHLGATVHPCARRAGEAGDPSYLRFREAVAGGALPFSCQGPDNGLAVEGGLTLGWELAEALAEAPVDHLFVQVGGGALGSAVAEGLREANLAGRLEKVPKIHLVQTRGAWPLARAYARLSAGALLPGEKAAAPDEGWSDERLTEHAARASALYWAYRAKQPSVHTAIAQARTQRAAFMEAWPTEPRSIAHGILDDETYDWARLLEALLETGGLPLVVGEPLLAEAQLLAREQTSIPADPTGTAGLAGLLQLRRAGILEHDERCLVLFTGIDREVEAARRR from the coding sequence ATGGTCTCGCTGCGCTGCGCCGGCTGCGCCGAGCTGGTACCGCTCGGGGGAGCGGGGCTCGCCTGGGCCTGCCCCCGGCGGGACTCGGGAGACGGAGCCGACCACGTCCTGGTCCGGCACCTCGAGCCGACGCAGGGCTGGCCCGCCAGCGCACCGGCCTGGGGTGAGTCTCCCTACCGCCGCTTCGCCGGCCGGCTCTTCGCCCGCCACCTGGCCGAGGCCCATGGGCTGGGGGACGCGTTCGAGGCCATCGTCTCCGGCCTCGAGGACGCCATCGAGGCGGTGGACGGCCGCACCTTCCGGACCGCGCGCCCGCAGGTGGAGGAGGACCTCGCCGGCATCGCCGGGATGGGGCCGGGCACCCTGCAGGTGAAGGACGAGACCGGCAACGTCTCGGGCTCCCACAAGGCCCGCCACCTGATGGGGGTGCTCCTCACCCTCGAGGTGGCCGAGCGCGCCGGCCTGGCGCGGGTCGGGCAGCGCCTGGCCATCGCCTCCTGCGGCAACGCGGCGCTGGCCGCGGCCACCCTGGCGGCGGCGGCGAAGCGGCCCCTCGACGTCTACGTCCCCGAGAGCGCCGACCCCACGGTGGTGGCGCGCCTCGGCCACCTCGGCGCCACCGTCCACCCCTGCGCCCGCCGCGCGGGGGAGGCCGGCGATCCCTCCTACCTGCGCTTCCGCGAGGCGGTGGCGGGGGGGGCCTTGCCCTTCTCCTGCCAGGGCCCGGACAACGGCCTGGCCGTCGAGGGCGGCCTGACCCTGGGCTGGGAGCTGGCCGAGGCCCTCGCCGAGGCGCCGGTCGACCACCTCTTCGTCCAGGTCGGCGGCGGCGCCCTCGGCTCGGCGGTGGCCGAGGGCCTGCGCGAGGCCAACCTCGCCGGTCGCCTGGAGAAGGTGCCGAAGATCCACCTGGTTCAGACCCGCGGCGCCTGGCCCCTGGCCCGGGCCTATGCCCGGCTCTCCGCCGGGGCGCTGCTGCCCGGGGAGAAGGCCGCCGCGCCGGACGAGGGCTGGTCCGACGAGCGCCTGACCGAGCACGCCGCCCGGGCGAGCGCCCTCTACTGGGCCTACCGGGCGAAGCAGCCCTCGGTCCACACCGCCATCGCCCAGGCCCGCACCCAGCGGGCGGCCTTCATGGAGGCCTGGCCCACCGAGCCCAGGAGCATCGCCCACGGCATCCTCGACGACGAGACCTACGACTGGGCCCGCCTGCTCGAGGCCCTCCTGGAGACCGGCGGCCTGCCGCTGGTCGTGGGTGAGCCGCTCCTGGCCGAGGCCCAGCTGCTGGCCCGGGAGCAGACCTCCATCCCGGCGGACCCCACCGGCACCGCGGGCCTCGCCGGCCTGCTCCAGCTGCGCCGGGCCGGGATCCTCGAGCACGACGAGCGCTGCCTGGTGCTCTTCACCGGCATCGATCGCGAGGTCGAGGCGGCTCGACGGCGCTAG
- a CDS encoding pyridoxal-phosphate dependent enzyme, translated as MIDLHIESEGLASAVARAKERSIVIPTLAQMKDPSKIPAEVVEKLGSVGLWDVDPLNLFRITWHNAPQASGGAFGPVNVLELPSALTGTPARVLAMVGRWFPTGAHKVGAAFGCLAPRLVTGQFDPARQKAVWPSTGNYCRGGAYDSALLATESIAILPEEMSRERFEWLEKIAGEVIKTPGSESNVKEIFDKCWELKRSGQDLMIFNQFEELGNYLWHYTITGAAMEEAIRAASGPRDRYFGMVSSTGSGGTIAAGDYLKQVFPASKIAASEALQCPTLLLNGFGAHRIEGIGDKHVPWIHNVKNTDMVVAMDDEAVVNAARLFNEPAGREHLKAAGVPQETLDRLDLMGFSGIANVLSAVKMAHYYELTEHDVVLTILTDSMELYGSRLEEMREEKGEYLPVHAAADHARWVLGQGIDNLLELGYRERKRVHNLKYFTWIEQQERELSELNAQWFDDSYWTDVQNQADAVDHLIEEFNARVAAA; from the coding sequence ATGATCGACCTGCACATCGAGTCCGAGGGTCTCGCCTCCGCCGTCGCCCGGGCGAAGGAGCGCTCCATCGTCATCCCCACCCTGGCCCAGATGAAGGATCCCTCGAAGATCCCCGCCGAGGTGGTCGAGAAGCTCGGCAGCGTGGGCCTCTGGGACGTGGATCCCCTCAACCTCTTCCGCATCACCTGGCACAACGCGCCCCAGGCCTCGGGCGGCGCCTTCGGCCCGGTGAACGTGCTCGAGCTCCCCTCGGCGCTCACCGGCACCCCGGCGCGGGTGCTGGCCATGGTCGGTCGCTGGTTCCCCACCGGCGCCCACAAGGTCGGCGCGGCCTTCGGCTGCCTGGCGCCCCGCCTCGTCACCGGTCAGTTCGACCCCGCCCGCCAGAAGGCCGTCTGGCCCTCGACCGGCAACTACTGCCGCGGCGGCGCCTACGACTCGGCCCTGCTGGCCACCGAGTCCATCGCCATCCTCCCCGAGGAGATGAGCCGCGAGCGCTTCGAGTGGCTGGAGAAGATCGCCGGTGAGGTGATCAAGACCCCGGGCTCCGAGTCGAACGTGAAGGAGATCTTCGACAAGTGCTGGGAGCTGAAGCGCTCCGGCCAGGACCTGATGATCTTCAACCAGTTCGAGGAGCTGGGGAACTACCTCTGGCACTACACCATCACCGGCGCCGCCATGGAGGAGGCCATCCGCGCCGCCAGCGGGCCGCGGGATCGCTACTTCGGCATGGTCTCCAGCACCGGCTCGGGCGGCACCATCGCCGCCGGCGACTACCTCAAGCAGGTCTTCCCGGCCTCGAAGATCGCCGCCTCCGAGGCCCTGCAGTGCCCGACCCTGCTCCTCAACGGCTTCGGCGCCCACCGCATCGAGGGCATCGGCGACAAGCACGTGCCCTGGATCCACAACGTGAAGAACACCGACATGGTCGTCGCCATGGACGACGAGGCGGTGGTCAACGCGGCCCGCCTCTTCAACGAGCCGGCCGGGCGCGAGCACCTGAAGGCCGCCGGGGTCCCGCAGGAGACCCTCGACCGCCTCGACCTGATGGGCTTCTCGGGGATCGCCAACGTCCTCTCGGCCGTGAAGATGGCGCACTACTACGAGCTCACCGAGCACGACGTCGTGCTGACCATCCTCACCGACTCGATGGAGCTCTACGGTAGCCGCCTCGAGGAGATGCGGGAGGAGAAGGGCGAGTACCTGCCGGTCCACGCCGCCGCCGACCACGCCCGCTGGGTGCTCGGCCAGGGCATCGACAACCTGCTGGAGCTCGGCTACCGCGAGCGCAAGCGGGTGCACAACCTCAAGTACTTCACCTGGATCGAGCAGCAGGAGCGGGAGCTCTCCGAGCTCAACGCCCAGTGGTTCGACGACTCCTACTGGACCGATGTCCAGAACCAGGCCGACGCCGTCGACCACCTCATCGAGGAGTTCAACGCGCGGGTCGCCGCGGCCTGA